The Skermanella pratensis genome has a window encoding:
- a CDS encoding MFS transporter, producing MGRRGAIFSWCLYDWAMSAYNTVIGTFIFSVYFTRAVAESEVAGTAQWGRAVAVSGLAVAVLSPVLGAIADRGGRRKPWLALFTALTVAGTALMWFVTPEPSSVMPALVLVALTGVTFELANVFYNAMLPSLAPPGHTGRVSGWGWGLGYVGGLGCLVLSLFGLVQTETPLFGLLGTAEQANVRATALLVAVWYGVFALPLFLLTPDQPSTGVPLGTAVREGLATLADTLRQIRRYANIARWLVASALYRDGLNTLFAFGGIYAAGTFGMGFDQIVMFAIALNATSAAGAFGFAWIDDWIGPKRTIAWCLAGLIGFGIPLLFAESQTAFWVLALGLGIFVGPAQAAGRSMMARLSPPGMETEMFGLYALSGRAVSFVGPLLLAWATESFESQRAGMATIVLLLALGLVLLFAVREERRV from the coding sequence GTGGGACGGCGCGGCGCGATCTTCTCCTGGTGCCTCTATGACTGGGCCATGTCGGCCTACAACACGGTCATCGGCACCTTCATCTTCAGCGTGTACTTCACCCGCGCGGTGGCGGAGTCCGAGGTGGCGGGCACCGCCCAGTGGGGCAGGGCGGTCGCCGTTTCCGGGTTGGCGGTCGCCGTGCTGAGCCCGGTGCTGGGCGCCATCGCCGACCGGGGCGGGCGGCGCAAGCCCTGGCTGGCCCTGTTCACGGCCCTGACCGTCGCGGGCACGGCGCTGATGTGGTTCGTCACGCCGGAGCCGTCCTCCGTCATGCCGGCGCTGGTGCTGGTGGCGCTGACCGGCGTCACCTTCGAACTGGCGAACGTCTTCTACAACGCCATGCTGCCGTCGCTGGCCCCGCCGGGCCATACCGGCCGGGTCTCCGGCTGGGGCTGGGGCCTGGGCTATGTCGGCGGGCTCGGCTGCCTGGTGCTGTCGCTGTTCGGGCTTGTCCAGACGGAAACGCCGCTGTTCGGCCTGCTGGGGACGGCGGAGCAGGCGAACGTGCGGGCGACCGCCCTGCTGGTGGCGGTGTGGTACGGCGTGTTCGCCCTGCCGCTGTTCCTGCTGACGCCGGACCAGCCGTCCACCGGGGTCCCGCTCGGGACGGCGGTGCGGGAGGGCTTGGCAACGCTGGCGGACACCCTGCGCCAGATCCGCCGCTATGCCAACATCGCCCGCTGGCTGGTCGCGAGCGCGCTCTATCGCGACGGGCTGAACACGCTGTTCGCGTTCGGCGGCATCTATGCCGCCGGGACGTTCGGCATGGGGTTCGACCAGATCGTGATGTTCGCCATCGCGCTGAACGCCACCTCGGCGGCCGGGGCCTTCGGCTTCGCCTGGATCGACGACTGGATCGGGCCGAAGCGGACCATAGCCTGGTGCCTGGCGGGGCTGATCGGATTCGGCATTCCGCTGCTGTTCGCCGAATCGCAGACGGCCTTCTGGGTCCTGGCGCTGGGACTGGGGATCTTCGTCGGGCCGGCCCAGGCGGCGGGGCGGTCGATGATGGCCCGCCTGTCGCCGCCGGGGATGGAAACGGAGATGTTCGGCCTGTATGCGCTATCCGGGCGGGCTGTCTCCTTCGTGGGGCCGCTTCTCCTCGCGTGGGCCACGGAATCCTTCGAAAGTCAACGGGCCGGAATGGCAACCATCGTGCTATTGCTCGCGTTGGGTCTGGTGCTGTTGTTTGCGGTGCGGGAGGAACGAAGGGTCTGA
- a CDS encoding transporter substrate-binding domain-containing protein: MKKTLAAVATGMILIAVAGAPQAQAQTKVRIATEGAYLPWNGMDASGKLIGFEIDLSAELCKRIGATCEVMAQDWDGIIPGLQSRKYDVIMAGMSITDERKQVISFAGPYATEPTVFAAMKGSPLLDLNLPTTAVDMAEISPEEQKLIDQTGAAVKGKTVGVQVSTIQQNMLEQLMPGVEVRTYDKVDNLGLDLVSGRIDAIVADRSAIEGLIKAGDQNKDITKLGPAFSRGVLGEGVGAGVRKADTELQAKLDKAIKEATADGTITKLTTQWFGYDTSIK, from the coding sequence TTGAAGAAGACCCTCGCAGCCGTCGCAACCGGCATGATCCTGATCGCCGTCGCCGGCGCCCCGCAGGCCCAGGCGCAGACCAAGGTGCGGATCGCCACCGAAGGCGCCTACCTTCCGTGGAACGGCATGGACGCCTCGGGCAAGCTGATCGGGTTCGAGATCGACCTGTCGGCCGAGCTGTGCAAGCGCATCGGCGCCACTTGCGAAGTGATGGCCCAGGACTGGGACGGCATCATCCCGGGCCTCCAGTCGCGGAAATACGACGTGATCATGGCCGGCATGTCGATCACCGACGAGCGCAAGCAGGTCATCTCGTTCGCCGGCCCCTACGCCACCGAGCCGACCGTCTTCGCCGCCATGAAGGGTAGCCCGCTGCTCGATCTGAACCTGCCGACGACGGCGGTCGACATGGCCGAGATCAGCCCGGAAGAGCAGAAGCTGATCGACCAGACCGGTGCCGCGGTCAAGGGCAAGACCGTCGGGGTCCAGGTCTCCACCATCCAGCAGAACATGCTCGAGCAGCTGATGCCCGGCGTCGAGGTCAGGACCTACGACAAGGTCGACAATCTCGGCCTCGACCTGGTGTCCGGCCGGATCGACGCCATCGTCGCCGACCGCTCGGCGATCGAGGGCCTGATCAAGGCCGGCGACCAGAACAAGGACATCACCAAACTGGGCCCCGCCTTCTCGCGCGGCGTCCTGGGCGAGGGCGTCGGCGCCGGCGTGCGCAAGGCCGACACCGAGCTCCAGGCCAAGCTGGACAAGGCGATCAAGGAGGCCACCGCCGACGGCACCATCACGAAGCTGACGACCCAGTGGTTCGGCTACGACACCTCGATCAAGTAA
- a CDS encoding ABC transporter ATP-binding protein, translating to MALSQPPPANQIPCPDPGAAIVVEDLHKRFGQLEVLKGVSLVAHEGDVISMIGSSGSGKSTFLRCINLLETPDEGRVWVNGELIRMKQGRHHSVPADARQVDRIRSRLGMVFQGFNLWSHMTVLQNVIEAPVHVLGVPKAEAVARAEALLEKVGLEAKSKSYPSHLSGGQQQRVAIARALAMQPKVMLFDEPTSALDPELVGEVLRVMRQLADEGMTMIVVTHEMGFAREVSSEVIFLHQGRIEERGPPGQVLADPQSERCRQFLARNL from the coding sequence ATGGCCCTGTCACAGCCGCCGCCAGCGAACCAGATCCCCTGCCCCGATCCCGGGGCGGCCATCGTCGTCGAAGATCTCCACAAGCGGTTCGGACAGCTCGAGGTGCTGAAGGGCGTCTCCCTGGTGGCCCATGAGGGCGACGTGATCTCCATGATCGGGTCGAGCGGTTCCGGCAAGAGCACCTTCCTGCGCTGCATCAACCTGCTGGAGACGCCCGACGAGGGCCGCGTCTGGGTCAACGGCGAGCTGATCCGCATGAAGCAGGGCCGCCACCACTCGGTGCCGGCGGACGCCCGCCAGGTCGACCGCATCCGGTCGCGGCTCGGCATGGTGTTCCAGGGCTTCAACCTGTGGAGCCACATGACGGTGCTCCAGAACGTGATCGAGGCGCCGGTCCATGTCCTGGGCGTCCCGAAGGCCGAGGCGGTCGCGCGGGCCGAGGCGCTGCTCGAGAAGGTCGGGCTGGAGGCCAAGTCCAAGTCCTATCCCAGCCATCTCTCCGGCGGGCAGCAGCAGCGCGTCGCCATCGCCCGGGCGCTCGCCATGCAGCCAAAGGTGATGCTGTTCGACGAGCCGACCTCGGCGCTCGACCCCGAGCTGGTCGGTGAGGTGCTCCGCGTGATGCGCCAGCTCGCCGACGAGGGCATGACGATGATCGTCGTGACGCACGAGATGGGCTTCGCCCGCGAAGTGTCGAGCGAGGTCATCTTCCTGCACCAGGGCCGGATCGAGGAACGGGGACCGCCCGGCCAGGTGCTGGCCGATCCCCAGTCGGAGCGCTGCCGCCAGTTCCTGGCGCGCAATCTCTGA
- a CDS encoding ABC transporter permease, which yields MLDLLAWGDTGWGDELVRGTLMTLAVALCSFALGQVFGVLGATAKLNGGIVTRAIAEVYTTVVRGVPELLVIYLLFFGSGNAIMAVAAMFGYTDYIEINAFTIGVLSVGLISGAYSTEVIRGAIQAVPFGQIEAGRAVGMRRSQIFLRILLPQTLRYALPGLGNVWQLTLKDTALISVTALAELMRSAQVAAGVTRDPFLFYTVAAALYLVLTSLSTVAFDRAERYSNRGVRRA from the coding sequence ATGCTTGACCTGCTCGCCTGGGGCGACACCGGCTGGGGCGACGAGCTGGTCCGCGGCACGCTGATGACGCTTGCGGTGGCGCTCTGCTCGTTCGCGCTGGGCCAGGTGTTCGGGGTTCTGGGCGCCACCGCCAAGCTGAACGGCGGCATCGTCACCCGCGCCATCGCCGAGGTCTACACCACCGTGGTGCGCGGCGTGCCCGAGCTGCTGGTGATCTACCTGCTGTTCTTCGGCAGCGGCAACGCGATCATGGCGGTCGCCGCCATGTTCGGCTACACCGATTACATCGAGATCAACGCCTTCACCATCGGCGTGCTGTCGGTCGGGCTGATCTCCGGCGCCTATTCGACCGAGGTGATCCGGGGCGCCATCCAGGCGGTGCCGTTCGGCCAGATCGAGGCCGGGCGCGCCGTGGGGATGCGCAGGAGCCAGATCTTCTTACGCATCCTGCTGCCCCAGACGCTGCGCTACGCCCTGCCCGGCCTCGGCAATGTCTGGCAGCTCACCCTGAAGGACACGGCGCTGATCTCGGTCACGGCCCTGGCGGAGCTGATGCGCTCCGCCCAGGTCGCGGCCGGCGTCACCCGCGACCCGTTCCTGTTCTACACGGTCGCGGCGGCGCTGTACCTGGTGCTGACGTCGCTCTCGACCGTCGCGTTCGACCGTGCCGAGCGCTATTCCAACCGCGGCGTAAGGCGGGCCTGA
- a CDS encoding ABC transporter permease, translating into MNLSVMWSAVPTLLAGVPVTLQLVGLALLFGFVLASGVAWMRLSASRVLSAIAGAYVFVFRGTPLLVQIFLIYYGLGQFQAVRASIFWEILREPYWCGILALTLNTAAYTSEMIRGGIQSVPHGQIEAARACGFSRFLVFRRIVAPIAVRQALPAYGNEVILMVKASSLASTITLLEITGIARRIISQTFAVFEVFIVAGAIYLLINFLITRLIRYAEWRVTPHLRRPA; encoded by the coding sequence ATGAACCTGTCGGTGATGTGGAGTGCGGTGCCGACGCTGCTGGCCGGCGTGCCGGTGACGCTCCAGCTCGTCGGGCTGGCGCTGCTGTTCGGCTTCGTGCTGGCGTCCGGCGTCGCCTGGATGCGGCTGTCGGCCAGCCGGGTCCTGTCCGCGATCGCCGGGGCCTATGTGTTCGTCTTCCGGGGCACGCCGCTGCTGGTCCAGATCTTCCTGATCTATTACGGGCTGGGCCAGTTCCAGGCGGTCCGCGCCAGCATCTTCTGGGAAATCCTGCGGGAGCCCTACTGGTGCGGCATCCTGGCGCTCACGCTCAACACGGCCGCCTATACCAGCGAGATGATCCGCGGCGGCATCCAGTCCGTGCCCCACGGCCAGATCGAGGCGGCGCGCGCCTGCGGCTTCTCCCGCTTCCTGGTGTTCCGCCGCATCGTGGCGCCGATCGCGGTCCGCCAGGCTTTGCCGGCCTACGGCAACGAGGTCATCCTGATGGTCAAGGCCAGCTCGCTCGCCAGCACCATCACCCTGCTGGAGATCACCGGCATCGCGCGCCGGATCATCTCCCAGACCTTCGCCGTGTTCGAAGTCTTCATCGTGGCGGGGGCGATCTACCTGCTGATCAATTTCCTGATCACCCGCCTGATCCGCTATGCCGAGTGGCGCGTCACCCCGCACCTGCGCCGCCCGGCATAG